Genomic window (Ostrea edulis chromosome 9, xbOstEdul1.1, whole genome shotgun sequence):
gatgcttactccttatagcccataggcacctgatcccacttctggtatatccaggggtccgtgtttgcccacctctctattttgtattgcttataggagttacgagatggatcactgttcgttatcttcaccttcctatatgaggatttcatagagcaaaaagatatattctggtgtcgatgtcatatcgactttgtacgatggaataccatagagacacttataggagatttgctttgtgaagtattgtctaacacaatatcatttttataagttcagtcattgccactaactactaactacagctgcagaaaaggagcactgcaagaatttaatttggatccttcgaatcggggcttatcactgctttcagcaattcttgtatccgttaaaactaaattacaagtcgcgccagataaacttttgaacgtttttcgctgtaaatgcaaggcaaattgtgacactagccgttgtacttgtaaaaacatggactgaactgtactgcaattactcaaatgatcacttatataattatcaggcacgtagcaataatgtctctacaccttttatcattacatgcaaagttgataaatttttacgtacagaggtcgatttttagacagattggttgccctccttcctctttttttaaaaatagcattCTCTTaaactgtacacagtggaagtgtaaaattgaactgagagaagaaccttagccccccccccccccaccaccaccaccaccaccaccaccaccacacacgccatcaaggatttttataactttggattaaaatttacttgtcaattttcaggcaatattgtgaaattatcttctttaaaacagattactcctgaaattctcggtattaattgcacaataatttggatagaattaaacatcaaatatggctatacccccccccccctctttcccaaactctagaacttgacgaagtgcacatattaaagatttctttatttaaagtcgaagaaactgaaccttAAATGTTTCGacatagatgtagtacaaactgttaaaactcagcttaataaagaatttggtagcGTAAGCTTTACTACACACTGTTAGTTTTAAAGTAATGGTAAGCGCTCCTCCAACTTCCGacgtaaggggagtaactgcaaaaatgtaggtcatcctttacagaccatttttgaaggggcactttttttttgtgttaacagtttatttttatgtataaatcttcatgtggtaactcatatatgcctaatggacaggaaaaagtattttcttccaaaatccagtttttaacgatttttgttggaaaatgaagatttcagcccaaaattcggcaagggaaaataaattttggtgcagaaaagtttagttgtgcatttggacgttttattcttaaatttataagatcaatgtcatatcttctataaaacagtcatttcctatcatttccagtttttcactatttttgttttagaaaaaggtaggttttcctacctaaaatggtatttttcatatatattgccaataatctatatatcttacttgttgagcagtttttagaataaatcctaacttcaattttttattggtagactcaaacgtatgacaaaatgtgggttttcttcttaaaatttcaatctttaacaattatattcaaaaaagcaagattttacccaaaaattacagtcaaggaaagaatgtattctgctgtaaaaaaaaattaatcgaacatttccaggttgaaatttgagatataaaacttatttttactgtatgttacataaaatggacattttcttcaatttccagttttgagcgattttcatgaaaaaaaaaatcattttaccccaaaattccaattttcccatggaaatacaaaagccgatttttaatatgttgtttgcatgtgttttcttgcatgaataatcaaaatttcatttctgttgcaattagtttgaggttttgctcatttttgagctagattgactagactagtAATGACGTCGCCTTATGAGTGAATCATTCCCGagtaaaaaatcaaacaaacaaaaatcaatcaCATGAGATTCaatagggtctgtaagtctcgtttGGTTTCACTTTCGGTTTTACTACTTCCGGGTACAACAACATGTGGAATATATAAAGTCGTAACAGAGAATCGGCGCCAATATGTAATTTGGTGTATTGTTAAGCGATCTGCTGCATACATGAGACTGGAAAAACCCTGCCATGTAGTTTATTTGGGTTCCTAGTCGATGCTACAGTAAGGAAGCGGTGGATATAAAGATGTAGGTACGTAAATATTATCACAATTCAACGAATAATCATGTCAAATTAACACACGTGGGTATAAACTGACAGAATATACTGGATGTGTTGTTTAGATATTTCAGAGGGGGTAGGCCTacaaaagattttgacagacgaactgataaaaataaaataataagagcaaaaaattacatgtactacaatttcataaatagggggggggggggggtaagtttTTCTTCGTTATCgatttcaacatttattaaCATCTTTTACTACGTAATTCCCTTCTGTCTGAAGAGGGCAAGGAACACTTATTTATTGTATCAATATAGAAAAATAACCTTGCTAGGAAAAGGGGAAAGGGTTGACAGGACACTCTTGATACTACTTGCCTTTATATAGGCTCCTGcatgattaaattttgtattgtgtttcaagagaactggcatatatctttattgtGTAATTATGTAAAAGTGACGCATGGCCTTGAAAAGAATGATTGTAACACTCATATTCTGTGCTTATTTCAGAAACTACAACTTTGTTGTGTATAAGTGAGCCACTTTAAGTCAATAAAAACAGCAACTTAtggtatattactttttttcataGACACAAAGTTACGAAACCTGCTGAAGCAGAAGCATCTGCTTCAAACGTACATGTAGGAACCGAAGTTGATACTGCTACCAATATATCTGTACCAGACAACAATGAAGTGCATCTACATGATCATGAGTATACAGCACCAAACCCTCAACATTTAAAAAGGTACAGTGTACGATACAAGTATTCTAGTACATCAAACCAGGAAGTTACAACGGTTGTTAAGTTTAGTGTCAGGtggtttttctgtattttcttcattctcatttcagtgttatctaaatttatatgcaCACCAAATACTATAATGGTATTGCTTTTGTTCTTACAGCTTCCCTTGAAGACTATGATGTTGTAAACTTGCAGTGAGAAATATACCTGCTTAATTAAAGGAAACCATCCTTGACAATTGGGAACATCATAATTGAAAGACCCTGGAAAGGTATGTTTTAGCGGTTCGTTAAGGAAAAATGAACAATGCACTTTCTATACACTGACTAGTTATCAATTTCACAGGTCAGCGCAGATTTCACAGTATTCAATAACCTAGTAGTTTTAGGGGGGTATAAATGTTGCTGTATACACCATTTTCTgtggatatttttcatatattcttgaaattttgtttgaagggaTCATGAACACTGTTGGGAGTTTCCATTCAACTGAAATATAAAAGTCAGAAGAATTGAAGATTGCAATGGATGCAACAGAAGTGACCTAATATgaccaaattgatatgaatagccAGTTTTTCGCTTGCAGTAATGACAAGAGTCGCCACAAAGAAAAGACCTTAATGTGTATTACACCTAATGcagcttatttccaatctgtATGCTGGATACAAATCTAATTTGGCAATTGTGAACCATTGTGGCATTTTAGAGAAGTTGCAAGTTGGTGATATATTCCTGGCGGACAAaggattttgtatatttgacaaACTTCCAAATGACATGACACTTAATATCCcattctttcttacaaataaatccTACTTCTCAAAAGAGGATGCACAACTTTGCTATAAAATTTCCAGATGCAGAATCCATGTTGGATGGGAAAATGagagaataattttttttttttaaattccttagcCATATTCTATCATAGTCAAGatattgatttgacaaaatatttcagatttgtgtGGATCATGTGAATTTGCAGGTTCCCTTTTTGAAGGAGATTGCAGATAAATCCTACAAACTTATTAGattaattgcatgtatatataaaccTTAAATCTGCACATACCTGccacattgaatttttaaagttaaaagtaatgaataccatatatgcaatataacttttctacatatttatataaatataaagccttttatattcatatgaatataaagccCTTTGGAACGTCTCCatcagaatgaaatattctcgagaggaatgttaaacaatatacaatcaaacataAAGCCTTTTGTTCTCATTCTGAAGGTtttcaaatctgcattattaaaaaagaagtaaaatccattgttttagtaaatgcatgtaattgaatgatttttgtaaagctgGACACTGtgtctatacatacatgtattttggttcatctaaaataagaaaaactctgtctataatgtttattcaataaatatacatgtaattacataattTTGATAGATGCACCACTGATGtacatgtggttatgtgtgTATGTTTTAGACTGCAAAAATacttcattattataattaaactctaTCCCGCTTGAAAGGTTGACATAATACATCTTTGTCGATGTGAATTATTTGAGTGTCACTAGGAATCCACACTAGCAAATCACAGCATTGGGTGTCTTTCAGGTGTTGTTGTCCTTGAATTTGAtgccaatattcatattttgttttgaggtGCAGCGAACCATCCCTTGCATCACTTTCTAAAATGGCaaatgtcattacatgtattgataaaatatacatgatttacaAGTGCTCTGATTAGTGGTGAAAGTATTATACTGTAATATGCATACTTATTTTGACATAGATGTACTGCAGTATTCAAAATTTGAtgcaagtaaagtttataaagaacattagcagttcaatatcacaatgaagtctaagtagtatttgtatttcattcataaaatgttactttaaagttataataaacttggatacaTCCACAATGATATATATGAATACTTATATGTACagcttatgtacatgtattgggtACACATACACATAATTGTTCAATCTATAATGCTGACTTACCAAGAGGGAAATCCCAACATTTGCACAGGcctctttaattgtcattgttcgAGCTGAAAATGGGCACTTAGCCTCAATTAAGAATTTCAGGGGTTGCTGAAAATGGCCTGTTGCCCTGCGGAATGAGGATGCAGTTAATTCCTTCATTGTTGTTGTGAACTTTGACTGTGTCGACTTTGGATGTTTTATCCAACTACTGGCgtattttacattgaacagttttatttgccttcttatatctgaaaaattccaatatatctacatgtaaaaattttatcTTCACAGTTCGAACCCATTTATTACCTACTTTgggtatagataagataagtttattccaattttgggcccagagggcataacagcaagacagtttataaagaaagaaatttccaaaaagaaagaaagtttacaacatataaacttataattattataatcataatagatatagatccaaacatgtattgacatcattttatctttaaattgtgTACCTGCCTTTGAAAATTTGCTGTCATATGAAGATCGACACTTATACTGCCCCATTATGGGCATACTGGCATCAGACATCCACATTAATGATGAATGCACAATGCACAACACCTTTATCCTCAGATTCAAggcatatctataaaatattttaaaaatattaaacaatcttaACCCATCTCTGATGTAACTGATATAGATAGGCATATTTAATGCGctttatttattgaatatacaacTGTACACTGCAGGTGCGTAAATGTAGTTTCGttgttcacccccccccccccccccttccgatcTCCCCAGTACGTTCGTATAAATACaaagcaagttttatgcataatccgtttttattttcaagtattAATATACTTTCAATTGGAATGATTTGAGAATACAAAAACGTATCGTACATCTCTCTAGTTCATAGATTATGCTTTTACCAACCTGCTCTTTCTGCAAGACGTACCCTCGTCGATGCTTGTACACTGGCGGTTATTACACGTAATCCGTCAAACACGAAGCGAAGAATCCTCGACTACTCCACTAATGCTTCAATTCCAATGTTTATCTCGTTAAAACCTCCACATAATCGATTGATAACGCTATATCTATGTATACCACTCTCTACACAGTGCAATCTGAGATGTTGATGTACCCGGAAGTTAATAATCTCGCTAAATCTCGGCAATCACATgacgagacttacagaccctatACAAAGGCCTAATGCAGAAAGATCTGACTCAAACCACACAATATAGTGAACATATCCATAAACTCTGTGCATTTAACAacaccactaccaaccaaaacaacaatgataaatactgtgatcataataaatgtttttctttttttaaatatacaacaTAACAAGTAAAAGTCGATAGAAGATTAGAATGTCTTACATATTAAGTCTAGATAACCTTTTGTGGTTATAGCTGGACCATAAAAGAAGAAGAACGAGGAGGAGTGGAGAAGAAGGAGTCAACAGACAGGGCCAGTTTGTATGTAAACGatgttttcaaatacatgtagttgctctagtgtgttattcctccttaaatttctctgtgtgttattcctccttaaatttctctgtgtgtgattcctccttaaatttctctgtgtgtgattcctccttaaatttctctgtgtgttattcctctttaaatttctctgtgtgttattcctccttaaatttctctgtgtgttattcctccttaaatttctctgtgtgtgattcctccttaaatttctctgtgtgttattcctccttaaatttctctgtgtgttattcctccttaaatttctctgtgtgttattcctccttaaatttctttgtgtgttattcctccttaaattcctctggtgtgttattcatccttaaatttctctgtgtgttattcctccttaaatttctttgtgtgttattcctccttaaattcctctggtgtgttattcctctttaaatttctctgtgtgttattcctccttaaatttctctgtgtgttcttcctccttaaatttctctgtgctGAACCAAATCTTAAAGAAATTCCCTCagcaaacatttatattagccTAATACTACATCGACATTGACCACTCGGACGGAGATCCCGCCAGGGGTGTAGCTTCGTTAGGCTCAAGTAGGCACGTGCCTACACATTTTTtccctttattttcaaaacacatttttggccataaatgtctgcaaaataaacatatatatttctagtatttaaaatcggatataaaattattctgtcggaccttttctttttataacgTATTCtacataatgtttatatatatttttttaaactttagtGATCACAATGACTCGCTCTCGAACTTAACAgtttaaaatttccaaaagttgtGCAATATTTAATGTCTATTGCAATCATTTTGATGCTCAGAGTAGTGCAAACGAGtcctaatatttcaaaaattttctcgtggtatcccatggggatccgggttagaaaaggtcatcaatatcccttgcttgtcgtaagaggtgactaaatggggcggtcctttggatgagaccgcaaaaaccaggtcccgtgtcacagtaggtatggcaagataaagatccctccctgctcaatggccataagcgccgagcataggcctaaattttgcagctcttcaccgaaagtggtgacgtctccatattagtgaaatattctcgagagggacgtctaacaatatttaatcaatcgaGGATTACCCCGCGACCCACCCCCAGCGAGAAGGGGCCACCCCCTCCTGTACCTAACCCTTCAGCGCACCGCGTCTCGGTTTAGTTTCTTTAGTTTCATCACACGTGCCTACACATTGAAACAGTCCTAGCTACGCCCCTGCCCGCTCACAGAAGggaaacttttggtaaatatctGAATGACACATTTCGTTTGCAAACATTTTGACTGTATTCCCCTGTAGATCatgttatttttaaagcattagaGGTCTGTATATGTAGAGTGTTAGCAGgcgcggatccaggatttttttccatggggggggggggtgaaccttttcacaaaatcgaacccgtgatataacttatttttcatataaatcgttatattgtaaaaaaaatttatctttGCAACTtccagggggagggggggggggtccggatcccccccccccgaccccccTTTAGATCCGCACATGATTAGCCAATGctgatctaattaaaatcaattcttctctaaccgttacactggagaaggtagaaaaatttgcttttaatcaaattgatgcaTTGACCTACAATGTGTCGAAGGAAACAGTCGATTTACCGATATcgatttaatttataattttatttttcaaaggggaAGGGGGAGGCAACCGGCTTTTATAATTACCAATCTGATGAAAATCTATCGACTTCTCAAATCGTGTAGTGTGTGTTTAAGAGGGTGGGAGATaaagagaggggggggggcaatagTCGTAACCTCTACCTTATAATCGTCTCTCTCATTACTTAAAaaaataatgggggggggggggggcggtctgtcattcattatattgttgcaattttttttctcactACGTTGGCACGCAccgtcattttttaaaataaagctGCCGTATTTCAGCATTTTTGGCGATTATTAACTGGCATTTTTTcgactttttcattttcttactaTTTTAATCGGGGAGGGGGGTAGGGATAGTCTGATAGACCGTGTAGTCATTTcgtaaatgggggggggggggttaaatcgttgaatatgaaatcaaagaactgtgcatatatataaaaagtgtATGCTACACAGAAATTTCTGTGGGTGCCAGACCTGTGGCGACTTCAATGATTGCCTCAATACCTGGTAGGCTATAAGAGTTCTCAAACTGAAGGCAACCTCTGATTATGTCCAGTCTGAAGGACAACGAGCctattaatttgtaaacagaaaTGTCGATATCAGGAATTAAATGGGTTAGAATGATATATGTAAGTTCGTCATTGAGATGGTTTTCCGTTGGTTTGAAGTATTTCTAAATTTAGTTCTAAGCTCACAAAATTTCTCCGACTTGCCTCATTggtaaaagtaaagaaacttTTCTTTTTGTGCTGATTATCACAgctgtatactgtacaaca
Coding sequences:
- the LOC130049985 gene encoding uncharacterized protein LOC130049985, whose protein sequence is MWMSDASMPIMGQYKCRSSYDSKFSKADIRRQIKLFNVKYASSWIKHPKSTQSKFTTTMKELTASSFRRATGHFQQPLKFLIEAKCPFSARTMTIKEACANVGISLLKVMQGMVRCTSKQNMNIGIKFKDNNT